The genomic DNA CGCCCGAGTGCAGCCGGGCCACGTCGTGGCCCTCCTCGTGGGCCCGGGCGATCTCCGCGACGATCCGGTCCAGGTCGAGGTCGGCGGTGTCCACCAGCCGCGCGCCGGGCGGGCACTCGGCCAGCAGCTCGGTCGGCACCAGGCTGCCCGCGTACAGGCACACCCCGCACGCCGCCAGGGTCCGCGCCCCCCGGACCGTGATCAGGTCCGCGGCGCCGGGCCCGGCCCCGATGAAGTAGACGGTCACTCCGATTCCTCTTCTTCCTTGATCACTGACCACTGGGTGACCGGCATCGCCTGCCGCCACCCGGTGAATCCGCCGACCGGCACCGCCTGCGCGACACCCAGCCGGACCAGCTCGCCGCCGTGCCGCCGGTACCACTCGGCCAGCAGCGCCTCCGACTCCATGGTCACCGTGTTGGCGACCAGCCGGCCGCCGAGCGGCAGCGCCGCCCAGCACGCCGCCAGCAGCCCCGGCGCGGTCAGCCCGCCGCCGACGAACACCGCGTCCGGGGTCTCCAGACCCGCCAGCGCCCGCGGCGCCGGACCGGTCACCACCCGCAGCCGGGGCACGCCCAGCGCCCCCGCGTTGCGGGCGATCCGCTCCGCGCGCACCGGATCGCGCTCCACGCTCACCGCCCGGCAGCTGCGGTGCGCCCGCAGCCACTCGATGCCGATCGACCCCGAGCCGCCGCCGATGTCCCACAGCAGCTCGCCCGGCGCCGGCGCCAGCGCGGCCAGTGTGGCGGCCCGCACGTAGCGCTTGGTCAACTGGCCGTCGCTCTCGTACCGGTCGTCCGGCAGGCCGGGCACCAGTTGGGCGCGCGGGGTGCCGGGGGCGGCGGCGCACTCGACGGCCAGGATGTTCAGCGGGTCGCCCGGCGTGTGCGGCCAGGCCCCGGCGGTGCCCTCGCGGACGTCCTCCGCCTCGCCGCCCAACTGCTCCAGCACGCGCAGCCGGGACGGGCCGAATCCGCGGGCCGCGAGCAGCGCCGCGACCTCGGCCGGGCCGGCGGCGTCCGCGTTCAGCACCAGCAGCCGGCGGCCCGGGTACAGCGCGCCGTTCAGCGTCTCCAGCGGCCGGCCGACCAGCGAGACCACCTCGGTCTCCTCCACCGGCCAGCCCAGCCGGGCGCACGCGTACGACACCGAGGACGGGTGCGGCAGGACGCGAAGGCGCTCGGCGCCGACCGTCTCCGCCAGCGTCCGGCCGATGCCGTAGAACATCGGGTCACCACTGGCCAGCACCGCGACCTCTTGCCCGGCCCGCTCGGCCAGCAGCCCGGCGACCGCCGGACGCAGCGGCGAGGGCCACGGCACCCGCTCCGCCGTCACCTCGGCGGGCAGCAGCTCCAGCTGACGCGGGCCGCCGATCACCGACCCGGCCGCGAGCAGTGCCGCCCGGGACGTCCGCGCGAGGCCCGGCCAGCCGTCCGCGCCGATCCCGACGACGGTGATCGCAGACTCGGGCACGGGGACTCCTCGCAGGTCGGAAGGGGGCAGCGGCAGCCTACCCGCCGTTTCGCCGCCCGCCGGGTCCGCACCTGACAAACCTGTTGCCCGGGGTGTGCGAGCTTGGCCACACTGCCGGACATGACGAACTCCCGAAAGGCCCATGGCGCGTAACGCGCCCGCCCGCGTCCGCGCGGGCCTCGGCCGCCGACCCCGTCCCCACGACCGCGGAA from Kitasatospora terrestris includes the following:
- the cbiE gene encoding precorrin-6y C5,15-methyltransferase (decarboxylating) subunit CbiE; amino-acid sequence: MPESAITVVGIGADGWPGLARTSRAALLAAGSVIGGPRQLELLPAEVTAERVPWPSPLRPAVAGLLAERAGQEVAVLASGDPMFYGIGRTLAETVGAERLRVLPHPSSVSYACARLGWPVEETEVVSLVGRPLETLNGALYPGRRLLVLNADAAGPAEVAALLAARGFGPSRLRVLEQLGGEAEDVREGTAGAWPHTPGDPLNILAVECAAAPGTPRAQLVPGLPDDRYESDGQLTKRYVRAATLAALAPAPGELLWDIGGGSGSIGIEWLRAHRSCRAVSVERDPVRAERIARNAGALGVPRLRVVTGPAPRALAGLETPDAVFVGGGLTAPGLLAACWAALPLGGRLVANTVTMESEALLAEWYRRHGGELVRLGVAQAVPVGGFTGWRQAMPVTQWSVIKEEEESE